A region of candidate division WOR-3 bacterium DNA encodes the following proteins:
- a CDS encoding sodium:proton antiporter, whose amino-acid sequence MIPYIACVLLFLIGLYVVISKRNLIKIVIGFCLIEYAVNLFFALVGFKKGALAPIVTQQEQVRMGVARNFVDPVPQALVLTAIVIGLSTTALMLSLALRLYEKYKTFDVSEFRRLKG is encoded by the coding sequence ATGATTCCCTATATCGCCTGTGTCCTTTTGTTTCTGATTGGTCTTTATGTGGTCATCTCCAAACGCAACCTGATCAAGATTGTCATTGGCTTCTGTCTGATTGAGTATGCGGTCAATCTCTTCTTTGCCCTGGTCGGGTTCAAAAAGGGCGCGCTGGCACCAATCGTCACCCAACAGGAACAGGTGCGCATGGGTGTGGCAAGAAACTTTGTTGACCCGGTGCCGCAGGCGCTGGTTCTGACCGCAATTGTTATCGGGCTTTCCACAACCGCCTTGATGCTCTCACTGGCACTCCGGCTTTATGAGAAGTACAAGACCTTTGATGTTTCGGAATTCAGAAGGCTGAAAGGATAG
- a CDS encoding MnhB domain-containing protein — MRGMSSIVKVITGLMAGMLILYGGYITLHGHLTPGGGFAGGVLIAAALILVSLAFGSVEQVERKEYILSSIFESFGGLGFIALALAGYLAADYFFRNAGLFFIGRPLQLVSGGIIPFANIAIGLKVGAGLFAIFLALGASRFVMKE, encoded by the coding sequence ATGCGCGGGATGTCTTCAATTGTTAAGGTGATAACCGGTTTGATGGCCGGGATGCTCATTCTCTATGGTGGCTACATTACCCTGCACGGACATCTGACACCAGGAGGTGGCTTTGCCGGTGGGGTTTTGATTGCCGCTGCGTTAATTCTGGTCTCGCTTGCCTTTGGTTCGGTTGAGCAGGTGGAGCGTAAGGAGTATATCCTTTCCTCAATATTTGAGAGTTTTGGCGGACTCGGGTTTATTGCCCTGGCATTGGCAGGCTATCTTGCCGCTGACTACTTCTTCCGCAATGCCGGACTTTTCTTTATCGGCAGACCCTTGCAACTGGTCAGTGGCGGTATCATCCCCTTTGCGAACATTGCCATAGGACTGAAGGTTGGCGCCGGGCTCTTTGCCATCTTTCTGGCGCTTGGCGCATCAAGGTTTGTGATGAAGGAGTAA
- the mbhE gene encoding hydrogen gas-evolving membrane-bound hydrogenase subunit E has protein sequence MIELYLLLAVMLAAALVASETKNLLAAAVALGLVGFSVAIIFILVQAPDLAIVQIVVETLTVVFFTAVILRTTEIDTTVTGGLKMETAMFIAAFLAFGGLFLSLIIGVLRELPKFGEPMMRIAQEYVQLGLERTGAANVVAAIILDFRGYDTLGEATVLFTAVIGVLTVMRLVTRKKPEEL, from the coding sequence ATGATTGAACTTTATTTACTCCTGGCGGTGATGTTGGCAGCGGCACTGGTTGCCAGTGAGACCAAGAACCTTCTGGCTGCTGCGGTTGCCTTAGGGTTAGTTGGTTTCAGTGTGGCGATAATCTTTATCCTTGTCCAGGCACCTGATTTGGCGATTGTTCAGATTGTTGTTGAAACCCTGACGGTTGTTTTCTTCACCGCGGTAATTTTGCGCACCACCGAGATTGACACAACCGTTACCGGTGGCTTGAAGATGGAGACCGCAATGTTCATTGCCGCCTTTCTGGCGTTTGGCGGTCTTTTCCTTTCCCTTATCATCGGTGTATTGCGCGAGTTGCCCAAATTTGGTGAACCGATGATGCGGATTGCGCAGGAGTATGTCCAGTTAGGTCTGGAAAGGACCGGTGCGGCAAATGTGGTTGCGGCAATAATTCTTGACTTTCGTGGCTATGATACCTTGGGCGAGGCAACGGTCCTTTTCACCGCGGTTATCGGCGTCTTGACCGTGATGCGGCTGGTAACAAGAAAAAAGCCCGAGGAGCTGTAA
- a CDS encoding complex I subunit 5 family protein, producing the protein MMFSHPFIMIILIPAAAGLLGYLIGRLRNEFSFIGTVASLYYAIRLFLVSRTGEPIILQLANIAGIPLGFRLDQLSGFILLFVSIFATLVIFYSFRYMRGREGTRGYYLYSLLILAFANGVVLASNLITLFFFWGALLLILYAILLIGKGDTYRTARKALVIVGLSDFAMLLGIVLLIVKTFVAGGWIDLAPRASMPLYDPAMISAFVLLAAGALAKAGAMPLHTWIPTAGETAPAPVMALIPASLDKLLGIYLLVRVSVYMFDISSNMVLRNVLMAIGAATILFAVMMALVQKRAMKLLSFHAVSQVGYMVLGIGTGIPVGIAGGLFHMLNHAIYKTGLFLSAGAVEHWAKTDELEKLGGVAKQMPLTFISFFLCSMAIAGVPPLNGFFSKWMVYQGVLSVGAEGNRLFPIFLVAALLGSVLTLASFLKMIHALFLGQRPENLERVREVSMTMWLPSFLLALGCVVLGVFAYQVPLRGLIIPGLGFYDLNLFGMWSPIPATLLLVAALGLGAILYSLGTVAKPVIGRTFVGGEKILDLEESRVTGTAFYSSVKHMPIIGELLVFGERGAFDIYNWLVGIFRVIGYIFREGVDKALVALTEFVGKLIYYFGLGLSRIHTGNLPLYLSWVFLGAVLFYLLLFLR; encoded by the coding sequence ATGATGTTTTCCCATCCGTTTATCATGATAATCCTCATACCAGCCGCAGCCGGATTATTGGGTTACCTTATCGGCAGATTGCGGAATGAGTTCAGTTTCATCGGGACGGTTGCATCGCTCTATTATGCCATCAGGCTCTTCCTCGTTTCTCGCACCGGTGAGCCGATAATACTCCAACTGGCAAACATTGCCGGTATCCCGCTTGGTTTTCGGCTTGACCAGTTGTCAGGATTTATTCTGCTCTTTGTCAGCATATTTGCCACTTTAGTGATTTTCTATTCCTTCCGGTATATGCGGGGAAGGGAAGGGACCCGTGGCTATTATCTCTATTCACTCTTAATTCTTGCCTTTGCCAACGGCGTGGTTCTGGCATCCAATCTAATAACCCTTTTCTTCTTCTGGGGTGCGCTCCTATTGATTTTATATGCGATTCTCTTAATCGGTAAAGGGGATACCTATAGGACCGCACGCAAGGCGCTGGTCATTGTTGGACTCTCCGACTTTGCGATGCTCTTGGGGATTGTCCTTTTGATTGTGAAGACATTTGTTGCCGGTGGCTGGATTGACCTGGCGCCCAGGGCTTCAATGCCCTTATATGACCCGGCAATGATTAGTGCCTTTGTGCTCCTCGCTGCGGGCGCCCTTGCCAAAGCGGGTGCGATGCCATTGCACACCTGGATTCCAACTGCCGGTGAAACCGCACCCGCACCGGTGATGGCGCTCATTCCAGCTTCACTTGATAAACTCTTAGGCATCTATCTCTTAGTCCGGGTTTCGGTCTATATGTTTGACATCTCCAGCAATATGGTTCTGCGTAATGTTCTAATGGCAATCGGCGCGGCAACAATTCTCTTTGCGGTGATGATGGCACTGGTTCAGAAAAGGGCAATGAAACTTCTCTCATTCCATGCGGTCTCACAGGTGGGTTATATGGTTTTAGGGATTGGCACCGGTATTCCGGTTGGCATTGCCGGCGGGCTTTTCCATATGCTCAATCATGCCATCTACAAGACCGGTCTTTTCCTTTCTGCCGGTGCGGTTGAGCACTGGGCAAAGACCGATGAACTGGAGAAGTTGGGTGGAGTGGCAAAACAGATGCCTTTAACATTTATCTCATTCTTCCTCTGTTCAATGGCGATTGCCGGGGTGCCGCCTTTAAACGGCTTTTTCTCCAAGTGGATGGTTTATCAGGGGGTTTTAAGCGTTGGCGCTGAGGGCAATCGGCTTTTCCCCATATTTCTGGTTGCTGCGCTTTTGGGTAGTGTGTTAACCCTCGCCTCTTTCCTCAAGATGATTCATGCCCTTTTCCTTGGTCAAAGACCAGAAAACCTTGAACGGGTGCGCGAGGTGAGTATGACAATGTGGCTCCCCTCTTTCCTTTTAGCGCTTGGTTGCGTGGTCTTAGGTGTTTTTGCCTATCAGGTGCCTTTAAGGGGGCTTATTATTCCTGGCTTAGGGTTTTATGATTTGAACCTTTTCGGGATGTGGAGTCCGATTCCGGCAACACTTCTTTTGGTTGCGGCATTGGGCTTGGGTGCGATTCTCTATTCTTTAGGAACTGTTGCCAAGCCGGTTATTGGCAGGACATTTGTTGGTGGTGAAAAGATTCTTGATTTAGAAGAGAGCCGGGTCACGGGAACCGCATTCTACTCTTCTGTCAAGCATATGCCCATCATCGGTGAACTTTTGGTATTTGGCGAGCGCGGGGCTTTTGACATCTACAACTGGCTTGTGGGCATTTTCCGGGTTATCGGCTATATTTTCCGGGAGGGTGTTGACAAAGCACTGGTTGCGCTCACCGAGTTTGTCGGCAAACTGATTTATTACTTCGGGCTCGGGTTATCAAGGATTCACACCGGTAATCTGCCGCTTTATCTCTCCTGGGTGTTTTTAGGTGCGGTATTGTTTTATCTTCTCTTGTTCTTGAGGTAG
- a CDS encoding proton-conducting transporter membrane subunit, translated as MNFGSWFSFGIGRQELFFAGIFVFIGLMALLYSITSIKGNNGRLGEYYIFLIVLVGAGLGVVFAHDLLLIFVFWELATVALWRLVSYFRNKEGVEAGLWALYINFAAAAVMLIGLVLIQIQEGSWALQDLAGKPLPFFPAILVLIGILAKSATLPLYIWLPKAYRQAPAPACALLSGVAENLGLVLFLKLFVLTVKVAGPFFLVSATLAVASGLVAGGVALTTKTIRETLAYSTVGQLGFIFLGFAVAGYYGVMGGLLYVLAHAVAKAGLFFTAGVIEDSRGTGELEKLGGFAQNSPALAGAAGVLVLSIMGLPPTIGFFAKIGVVIGAVQKNILLGIGALIAALFTMLYLSRLYARVFLGKAYQNSTFNRIPPLSIALVIIMAVVTVIFGIFWFLPVRFLEGGL; from the coding sequence ATGAACTTCGGTTCTTGGTTCAGTTTTGGTATTGGCAGACAGGAGTTATTCTTTGCCGGGATTTTTGTATTCATCGGGCTGATGGCTTTGTTGTATTCTATAACAAGCATAAAAGGCAACAACGGGCGGCTCGGAGAGTACTACATATTCCTAATTGTCTTGGTCGGTGCTGGTTTAGGTGTAGTTTTTGCCCATGATTTGCTTTTGATATTTGTTTTCTGGGAACTGGCAACAGTTGCACTCTGGCGGCTGGTAAGTTATTTCCGTAATAAAGAAGGCGTCGAGGCGGGGTTGTGGGCGCTTTACATAAATTTTGCTGCTGCTGCAGTAATGCTAATTGGCCTGGTTTTGATTCAGATTCAAGAGGGGAGCTGGGCTCTTCAGGATCTTGCCGGCAAACCACTTCCCTTCTTCCCGGCGATTCTGGTGCTTATAGGTATTCTTGCTAAGTCCGCAACCCTTCCTTTATACATCTGGTTGCCAAAGGCATATCGCCAGGCACCGGCACCGGCCTGTGCGCTTCTTTCTGGAGTTGCAGAAAATCTCGGTCTGGTTCTGTTCCTTAAATTGTTTGTATTGACTGTAAAGGTCGCTGGACCCTTTTTCCTTGTGAGCGCAACACTGGCTGTTGCTTCTGGTCTTGTCGCCGGTGGTGTTGCACTTACGACTAAAACAATCAGAGAGACCCTTGCCTATTCAACTGTTGGTCAGCTGGGCTTCATATTCTTAGGATTTGCCGTTGCCGGTTATTACGGAGTAATGGGCGGACTTTTATATGTTTTGGCGCATGCGGTCGCTAAAGCTGGGCTATTCTTCACCGCCGGTGTGATTGAGGACTCAAGGGGAACCGGAGAACTGGAGAAGTTAGGCGGTTTTGCCCAGAACTCTCCTGCCCTTGCCGGTGCGGCTGGGGTCTTGGTATTATCAATAATGGGTTTACCACCAACAATAGGATTTTTTGCCAAGATAGGGGTGGTAATCGGAGCGGTGCAAAAAAATATCTTATTAGGGATTGGAGCCCTTATTGCCGCTCTTTTTACAATGCTTTATCTCAGCCGACTTTATGCTCGGGTCTTTCTTGGCAAGGCTTATCAAAACAGCACTTTTAATAGAATTCCGCCCCTGTCAATTGCGTTAGTGATAATTATGGCAGTAGTTACAGTTATTTTTGGCATTTTCTGGTTCCTGCCGGTGCGGTTTCTTGAGGGAGGGTTATGA
- a CDS encoding nickel-dependent hydrogenase large subunit has translation MSDETKTRRIVPIGPYHPLQEEPEFFKLIVEGETVVDLEIHLGYNHRGHEFISPELTYEQVPFLVERICGICSNSHPLAAVLAIEDCAGIKPPPRANYIRSIIHELERIHSHLLWVGLAGHFIGYNTVWMWAWRYREHVLQVFEMITGNRNHYAANKPGGVRWDIKPEYIPEIRAALDLVEKKTLMLTKAVLDDPVIRARLEGVGVLTKEQALAWSVVGPTARASGVDIDVRRDDPHCAYDQIPWNVVVLPEGDVFAKAKVRLLEIFESIRIIRGCLGNLPDGPIDTRIDEIPPGEGIGRTEAPRGEVFHYIRSDGSNRPLRHKIRAPSYMNIASNVVAVKGGSIADAALTLAAVDPCYCCTERMAAFEDGKLKYSGKELLRLSWQKTERLRERFK, from the coding sequence ATGAGCGATGAAACCAAGACCAGGCGCATAGTTCCAATTGGTCCTTATCATCCACTTCAGGAAGAGCCGGAGTTCTTTAAACTGATTGTTGAAGGCGAAACGGTTGTAGACTTAGAGATTCATTTAGGCTACAACCATCGCGGGCACGAGTTCATCTCCCCGGAACTGACCTATGAACAGGTGCCTTTCTTAGTTGAGCGCATCTGCGGGATCTGTTCTAATTCTCATCCACTCGCAGCGGTTTTGGCAATTGAAGATTGTGCCGGCATCAAGCCGCCACCAAGGGCAAATTACATCCGGAGCATTATCCACGAACTTGAGCGTATTCACTCCCATCTTCTCTGGGTTGGACTTGCCGGGCACTTCATCGGTTACAATACGGTGTGGATGTGGGCATGGCGCTATCGGGAGCATGTTCTGCAGGTTTTTGAGATGATTACCGGGAACCGCAACCATTATGCAGCAAACAAACCTGGTGGCGTGCGCTGGGATATAAAACCTGAATATATTCCGGAAATCAGGGCAGCCTTAGATTTGGTGGAGAAGAAGACGCTGATGTTGACAAAAGCGGTTCTTGATGACCCGGTGATAAGGGCACGGCTTGAGGGCGTTGGTGTTCTTACAAAAGAGCAGGCGCTTGCCTGGTCGGTCGTTGGTCCAACTGCAAGAGCCTCGGGGGTTGATATTGATGTCAGAAGGGATGATCCACATTGCGCCTATGACCAAATTCCCTGGAATGTTGTCGTTTTACCTGAAGGTGATGTCTTTGCCAAAGCCAAGGTCAGACTTCTTGAGATTTTTGAGTCAATTCGTATTATCCGGGGTTGCCTGGGCAACCTGCCTGACGGACCGATTGATACAAGGATTGATGAAATTCCACCAGGTGAAGGCATCGGTAGAACCGAGGCACCGCGCGGTGAGGTATTCCACTACATTCGCTCTGATGGCTCTAACCGTCCTTTGCGGCATAAAATCAGGGCGCCCAGTTATATGAACATCGCCTCGAATGTTGTGGCAGTTAAGGGTGGTTCTATTGCCGATGCGGCGCTCACCCTTGCGGCGGTTGACCCCTGTTACTGTTGCACCGAGCGGATGGCAGCCTTTGAAGATGGGAAATTAAAATACTCGGGCAAAGAACTTTTACGGCTCTCCTGGCAAAAGACAGAAAGGCTTAGGGAGAGGTTCAAATGA
- a CDS encoding NADH-quinone oxidoreductase subunit C — MSNSLILIRERFPEVQVFEKNPRRLYLTIPREELTKIAQFLHKELGMRLSICTGIDTRDGFEVLYHFSEDKTGTIYTLKVFAPKDDPKIDSQGAWFPAAQWIEREMHELLGIDFVGHPNLTPFLTSDTNWEADRYPLRRDYENRSESHER, encoded by the coding sequence ATGAGCAATTCACTTATCCTTATCCGCGAACGCTTCCCCGAGGTTCAAGTATTTGAGAAAAATCCACGGCGTCTTTATCTGACCATTCCGCGTGAAGAACTAACAAAGATAGCCCAATTCCTCCATAAAGAGTTGGGAATGAGGCTTTCTATATGCACAGGTATTGATACCCGGGATGGGTTTGAGGTTCTTTATCATTTTTCTGAGGATAAAACTGGTACCATCTATACCTTAAAGGTTTTTGCACCTAAGGACGACCCAAAGATTGATTCGCAGGGCGCCTGGTTTCCAGCCGCACAATGGATTGAAAGGGAGATGCACGAACTGCTTGGAATAGATTTTGTCGGACATCCCAACCTAACGCCGTTTTTAACCTCGGATACCAACTGGGAAGCAGACCGCTATCCTTTGCGCCGGGATTACGAAAACAGGAGCGAATCTCATGAGCGATGA
- the nuoB gene encoding NADH-quinone oxidoreductase subunit NuoB: MKDLRVWGLKKSPWVYHLAAASCNNCDIEILELLTPRYDVERFGAVLVGSPRHADALLVTGVINRKSLPRVLEVYEQTPKPCLVIAIGTCACNCHIFRNSYNAVGPYDKYIPVNAYIPGCPPKPEAMIMGIVKALSKL; encoded by the coding sequence ATGAAAGATTTAAGAGTCTGGGGATTAAAGAAGTCACCTTGGGTTTACCACCTCGCTGCGGCATCATGTAACAACTGTGATATTGAAATTCTGGAACTTTTGACCCCACGCTATGATGTGGAGCGGTTTGGCGCGGTTCTTGTGGGTTCTCCTCGGCATGCGGATGCACTTTTAGTGACTGGTGTGATTAATAGAAAGTCGTTGCCAAGGGTCCTGGAAGTTTATGAACAGACTCCAAAACCCTGCCTCGTGATTGCCATCGGTACTTGCGCCTGTAACTGCCATATCTTCCGCAATTCCTACAATGCGGTTGGTCCTTATGACAAATACATCCCGGTTAATGCCTATATTCCAGGCTGTCCGCCCAAACCTGAGGCGATGATAATGGGAATTGTAAAGGCATTGAGCAAGCTATGA
- a CDS encoding complex I subunit 1 family protein yields the protein MSAWLSGWRLVIAFVGTVIVVPAAGLVLTWVDRFVSARVQWRKGPPFYQPFADVLKLLLKQTIVPTGAARTVFLFAPLVGIAGMSLVAVMLFYSNLGVVVAQRTSFVGDIIVILYSFALVPLAFIIGASASRNPVAAVGASREMTLYLGYELPFVLALLVPIVKVAQKWDVASALRLGGLIAYQQQFGPFLYSISGVIAAIIILFVIQAKLGYVPFDIPEAEQEIMSGVIVEYSGAPLAAFRITRAMMFVLLPLFLLTVLWGGIGDWWAILKFLLIVVLVVLMKNTNPRLTIHQALTFFWFILAPLGIVGLVLAFIGL from the coding sequence ATGAGCGCTTGGCTTTCAGGCTGGCGGCTGGTGATTGCGTTCGTGGGAACAGTAATTGTTGTACCGGCAGCTGGTCTGGTTCTCACCTGGGTTGATAGATTTGTTTCTGCCCGGGTCCAGTGGCGCAAAGGTCCGCCTTTTTATCAGCCATTTGCCGATGTTTTAAAACTCTTGTTAAAACAGACAATTGTCCCCACAGGTGCGGCACGAACGGTGTTCCTTTTTGCTCCCCTTGTGGGGATCGCCGGAATGAGTTTGGTGGCGGTTATGCTTTTCTATAGCAACCTCGGTGTGGTTGTTGCGCAAAGGACATCATTTGTCGGCGATATCATCGTAATCCTGTACTCCTTTGCCCTGGTTCCTTTAGCCTTTATCATCGGTGCCTCCGCCTCAAGGAATCCGGTGGCGGCGGTTGGTGCCTCAAGGGAGATGACACTTTATCTTGGCTATGAACTGCCGTTTGTCTTGGCATTACTTGTTCCAATTGTCAAAGTGGCGCAGAAATGGGATGTTGCCAGCGCACTGCGGCTCGGCGGACTAATTGCCTATCAACAACAGTTTGGTCCTTTCCTCTATTCCATTTCCGGGGTGATTGCGGCAATTATTATCCTATTTGTGATTCAGGCAAAATTGGGCTATGTGCCGTTTGATATACCAGAGGCAGAGCAGGAGATTATGTCTGGGGTGATTGTGGAGTATTCAGGTGCGCCCCTTGCCGCTTTCAGAATTACCCGGGCAATGATGTTTGTCCTCCTGCCGCTCTTTCTTCTCACGGTGTTGTGGGGTGGTATTGGCGACTGGTGGGCGATTCTCAAGTTTCTCTTGATTGTGGTTTTAGTTGTCCTGATGAAAAATACCAACCCTCGCCTGACCATTCATCAGGCGCTGACATTTTTCTGGTTTATCCTTGCGCCATTAGGAATAGTTGGTTTGGTTCTGGCATTTATTGGCTTATGA
- a CDS encoding 4Fe-4S dicluster domain-containing protein — translation MASAGVKQQKKRLFVRLDYCIGCRACEAACRSRFKGEARVRYAEVSETALIPLSCRHCEEPLCAAACPFQVIKKDEERGIVVKSVLHCVGCKSCILACPFGVLDKELLRRMAQKCSLCYDREDGPRCAATCPTGALQFIEEKELPEQMVGKRVGARMPFWRRV, via the coding sequence ATGGCGAGCGCAGGTGTAAAACAACAGAAGAAAAGGCTTTTTGTCCGCTTGGACTATTGTATTGGCTGTCGGGCATGTGAGGCAGCCTGCCGGAGCCGGTTCAAAGGTGAGGCGCGGGTTAGATATGCTGAGGTTAGCGAGACAGCGCTTATCCCTTTGTCCTGCCGTCATTGTGAGGAGCCGTTATGCGCTGCCGCCTGCCCATTTCAGGTAATTAAGAAGGATGAGGAGCGGGGAATTGTGGTCAAGTCGGTTTTGCACTGTGTTGGCTGCAAATCCTGTATCCTTGCCTGTCCATTTGGTGTCCTTGATAAGGAACTTTTGAGAAGGATGGCGCAGAAATGTAGCCTCTGCTATGACCGCGAGGATGGTCCGCGATGCGCTGCCACCTGTCCTACCGGTGCCCTGCAGTTTATTGAAGAAAAGGAGTTACCGGAACAAATGGTAGGCAAGCGTGTAGGCGCACGGATGCCTTTCTGGAGGCGAGTATGA
- a CDS encoding molybdopterin dinucleotide binding domain-containing protein, which yields MSELRKTVCPLCLNGCRVGVSYDGYQYRIEYLTDVEPNHGRLCPRGNSANIVIDHPKRLCYPLLDGKEINWERAFGLIKEWRSQCLPEEIAIVYSRGLQDEEIKIVYGLAGALGIESIACGYLEPSNYFWYQLEGVKQAKLDDITASRATILVGDVFSTSPVAAKPLLEARYAEKTSRLIVIDSIKTKQAGFAHIFIQVRPGREYLALLAIAGILDPNLRINIDDCVQRSGVQRGIIEQAAQILKNTNSGFVGASAFLGRVYNPLLHSLCAQLVALKANKPFTGFTEALVPEGKISFGKLREKISQGKIKMLFWFGGLFPYSYPEVFPEMKNVRFRVASSIFRPANPLPGLVLPVPSEYEKKGRAETLWGEANREPLAPPVSGTKSLAEIVKKIAGKEIQPLPLPERKRFSVAEVLQFAAEYNIPSFEGDGFFLLGEKQAFGVGGFFEQEDKIGINPGDANKLNVKEGEWVVVKSPTSELRFQCDPTSGVPAGVVSIGVNNHKNRALFSVEVDDKSGIVTIPPTKVEIWRAQV from the coding sequence GTGAGCGAGTTAAGGAAAACTGTTTGCCCGCTTTGCCTTAATGGTTGCCGTGTGGGTGTCAGTTATGATGGGTATCAGTACCGGATTGAATATTTAACAGATGTTGAGCCCAATCACGGTCGGTTATGCCCGCGGGGAAACAGCGCCAATATTGTCATTGACCATCCGAAAAGGCTCTGTTATCCACTTCTTGATGGCAAGGAGATAAACTGGGAAAGGGCTTTTGGTCTTATCAAGGAGTGGCGCTCCCAGTGTTTGCCTGAGGAGATTGCGATTGTTTACAGCCGCGGATTACAGGATGAGGAGATAAAAATTGTTTACGGTTTGGCAGGGGCTTTAGGAATAGAAAGCATTGCCTGCGGCTATCTTGAGCCGAGCAACTATTTCTGGTACCAACTGGAGGGTGTAAAACAGGCAAAACTTGATGATATTACCGCCTCAAGGGCAACCATCCTTGTTGGTGATGTCTTCAGCACCTCACCAGTAGCAGCAAAACCGCTGCTCGAGGCGCGCTATGCGGAGAAAACCAGCCGGCTCATTGTGATTGACTCCATCAAAACCAAACAGGCAGGGTTTGCCCATATATTTATTCAGGTAAGACCTGGGAGAGAATACCTTGCCCTCCTTGCCATTGCCGGGATTTTAGACCCGAACTTAAGGATAAATATTGATGATTGTGTTCAGCGTTCCGGGGTTCAGCGTGGTATTATTGAGCAGGCGGCGCAAATCCTTAAAAACACTAATAGCGGTTTTGTTGGCGCCTCGGCATTTTTGGGCAGGGTGTATAATCCCCTTTTACACAGCCTGTGCGCGCAACTGGTGGCGTTAAAGGCGAACAAGCCCTTTACCGGCTTTACTGAGGCGCTGGTTCCTGAGGGCAAAATTTCCTTTGGCAAGTTAAGGGAAAAGATTAGCCAGGGTAAAATCAAGATGCTTTTCTGGTTTGGTGGGCTTTTTCCTTACTCCTACCCTGAGGTGTTCCCTGAAATGAAGAATGTTAGGTTCCGGGTGGCATCAAGCATCTTTCGCCCTGCGAACCCATTACCAGGTCTGGTTTTACCTGTGCCCAGCGAATACGAAAAAAAGGGCAGGGCAGAGACGCTCTGGGGAGAGGCGAACCGGGAGCCGCTTGCCCCTCCGGTGAGCGGGACAAAATCTTTAGCCGAGATTGTAAAAAAGATTGCGGGTAAAGAAATCCAACCCCTTCCCTTACCAGAAAGGAAAAGGTTCTCTGTAGCAGAAGTTTTACAGTTTGCCGCCGAGTACAACATCCCCTCTTTTGAAGGTGATGGCTTTTTCCTATTAGGGGAAAAGCAGGCTTTTGGTGTTGGCGGTTTCTTTGAGCAAGAGGATAAAATTGGTATTAACCCGGGTGATGCCAACAAACTTAATGTTAAGGAGGGGGAATGGGTTGTGGTAAAAAGCCCCACAAGTGAATTGAGGTTTCAGTGCGACCCAACGTCAGGAGTGCCGGCTGGTGTGGTAAGTATTGGCGTTAATAACCATAAAAACCGGGCGCTGTTTTCGGTAGAAGTTGACGATAAGAGTGGCATAGTTACAATTCCGCCAACCAAGGTTGAAATATGGCGAGCGCAGGTGTAA
- a CDS encoding FAD/NAD(P)-binding protein — protein MSNPYQPVQAKILDVIEETPNIRTFVLKPEREIPFLAGQFVELTIPGFGEAPFTPSSSHFRRETLEMTIMRVGRATGALFTKKPGDLLGIRGPYGKPYPLKEFEGRDIYIVGGGVGLAPLRALFLALTEEKKKYGRIFLRYGARTPKDIVYKKQLKEWEKIKGVDIDLSVDAADEPWERKVGVVTCLMDEIPCDVKKSVAVVCGPPIMMKFVTKKLLEAGFPGGSIYLSMEMNMSCGLGQCGHCRLGPYFTCKDGPVLTWEQIKDIEEPFL, from the coding sequence ATGAGCAATCCCTATCAACCGGTTCAGGCAAAGATACTGGATGTGATTGAGGAGACACCCAATATCAGGACATTTGTCTTAAAGCCGGAGAGGGAGATACCATTTCTTGCCGGTCAGTTTGTGGAACTGACCATCCCTGGATTTGGCGAGGCGCCATTTACACCATCGTCATCCCATTTTCGACGGGAAACCCTGGAGATGACAATTATGCGTGTTGGCAGGGCAACCGGGGCGCTTTTTACCAAAAAACCAGGGGATTTATTGGGGATTCGCGGTCCTTATGGCAAGCCCTATCCGTTAAAGGAGTTTGAAGGCAGGGATATCTATATTGTTGGTGGTGGCGTTGGTCTTGCCCCTCTGCGGGCGCTGTTTCTGGCGTTGACCGAGGAGAAGAAGAAATATGGTAGAATATTTCTCCGTTACGGCGCGCGCACGCCCAAAGATATTGTCTATAAGAAACAGCTGAAAGAGTGGGAGAAAATAAAGGGTGTTGATATTGACCTTTCGGTTGATGCGGCGGATGAACCCTGGGAGCGGAAGGTGGGTGTTGTCACCTGCCTGATGGATGAGATCCCCTGCGATGTGAAAAAGAGTGTGGCGGTGGTATGCGGACCACCGATAATGATGAAATTTGTCACCAAAAAACTGCTTGAAGCCGGGTTCCCAGGAGGTTCAATCTACCTCTCAATGGAGATGAATATGTCCTGCGGACTGGGTCAGTGCGGACACTGCCGGTTAGGTCCTTATTTTACCTGCAAGGATGGTCCGGTTCTCACCTGGGAGCAGATTAAAGACATTGAGGAGCCGTTCCTGTGA